One part of the Prunus persica cultivar Lovell chromosome G5, Prunus_persica_NCBIv2, whole genome shotgun sequence genome encodes these proteins:
- the LOC18778054 gene encoding hydroxyproline O-galactosyltransferase GALT6 gives MRRAKLDRFGTFFSLTRQRSVQILIAIGLLYLLLVTVEIPFVLRTGFSIISQDPLSRPSRLHSKEAVEEKDAPSRPLEQVSQNSYQPTQSRPSESNIVSGLVFDPKTFDSQLYKPAKVAWEVGRKFWEELQAGKVRIEAKKVENRSESCRHSISLSGSEFSAQGRVMVLPCGLTLGSHITLVGRPKAAHQEAQPNIALVNDGESVMVSQFKVELLGLKTVEGEEPPRLLHFNPRLKGDWSGKPVIELNTCYRMQWGSALRCEGWKSKADDETVDGQVKCEKWIRDDDSRSVESKATWWLSRLVGRTKKVPVDWPYSFTEEKLFVLTLSAGLEGYHINVDGRHITSFPYHSGFSLEDATGLSLSGDVDLHSVFAASLPSSHPSFAPQKHLEMSTRWRAPPLSEGGVELFIGILSAGNHFAERMAVRKSWMQHSFIQSSKVVARFFVALHAKGEVNIELKKEAEFFGDIVIVPYMDNYDLVVLKTVAICEYGVRTMSAKYIMKCDDDTFVRVDAVIKEAHKVPEGRSLYVGNINYYHKPLRYGKWAVTYEEWPEEDYPPYANGPGYILSYDIAKFIVSEFERRKLRLFKMEDVSMGMWVEKFNTSRPVEYMHSLKFCQFGCIEDYYTAHYQSPRQMICMWDKLKRLGRPQCCSMR, from the exons ATGAGGAGGGCCAAATTGGACAGATTCGGCACCTTCTTCTCTCTAACCAGGCAAAGATCGGTTCAGATTCTGATTGCTATTGGGCTTCTGTACCTACTGTTAGTCACAGTGGAAATCCCCTTTGTGTTGAGAACTGGGTTCAGTATCATCTCTCAGGACCCCTTGTCTCGACCCAGCAGGCTCCATAGCAAGGAAGCCGTTGAAGAAAAAGACGCCCCAAGTCGACCTCTCGAACAAGTTTCACAAAACTCGTACCAGCCGACTCAGAGTCGACCCAGCGAGTCCAATATCGTCTCGGGTTTAGTATTCGACCCGAAAACATTCGATTCCCAGCTTTATAAGCCGGCCAAGGTTGCTTGGGAAGTGGGGAGGAAGTTCTGGGAAGAGTTGCAGGCTGGGAAGGTCCGAATTGAGGCCAAAAAGGTCGAGAACAGATCAGAGTCGTGCCGGCATTCGATTTCGTTATCCGGGTCGGAGTTTTCGGCCCAGGGAAGGGTCATGGTGCTGCCGTGTGGGCTAACATTGGGCTCGCACATAACGCTGGTGGGGAGGCCCAAGGCGGCGCACCAGGAGGCTCAGCCCAATATAGCGCTGGTGAATGACGGAGAGTCGGTGATGGTTTCGCAGTTCAAGGTGGAGTTGTTGGGGTTGAAGACTGTGGAGGGTGAGGAGCCACCAAGGCTTTTGCATTTCAATCCAAGGTTGAAAGGGGATTGGAGTGGAAAGCCTGTGATTGAACTCAACACTTGTTATAGGATGCAGTGGGGCTCGGCTCTTCGCTGCGAGGGCTGGAAATCAAAGGCTGATGATGAAACTG TTGATGGTCAGGTGAAGTGTGAGAAATGGATTCGTGATGATGACAGTCGCTCAGTGGAGTCCAAGGCAACATGGTGGTTGAGCAGGCTGGTAGGCAGAACTAAAAAGGTGCCTGTTGACTGGCCATACTCATTTACAGAGGAgaaattgtttgttttaacCCTTAGCGCTGGTTTGGAAGGTTATCATATTAATGTCGATGGGAGGCATATCACCTCTTTTCCTTATCATAGT GGATTTTCTCTTGAGGATGCCACTGGGCTGTCTCTGAGTGGGGATGTTGATCTGCACTCTGTATTTGCCGCGTCTTTGCCCTCATCCCATCCTAGTTTTGCTCCACAGAAGCATCTTGAGATGTCAACCAGATGGCGTGCCCCACCTCTTTCTGAGGGAGGTGTTGAACTTTTCATTGGTATCCTTTCTGCAGGCAACCATTTTGCTGAGAGGATGGCAGTAAGGAAGTCTTGGATGCAGCACAGTTTTATCCAATCATCAAAAGTCGTAGCTCGTTTCTTTGTAGCACTG CATGCTAAAGGGGAGGTGAATATCGAGCTAAAGAAAGAAGCAGAGTTTTTTGGTGATATTGTTATAGTGCCTTACATGGATAACTATGACTTGGTCGTCTTGAAAACTGTTGCCATCTGCGAATATGGG gttcgtacaatgTCTGCTAAGTACATTATGAAGTGTGATGATGACACATTTGTTAGGGTGGATGCCGTTATCAAAGAAGCACATAAAGTACCAGAGGGTAGGAGCTTGTATGTAGGGAACATAAATTACTACCACAAGCCTCTACGCTATGGAAAATGGGCTGTGACATATGAG GAGTGGCCAGAAGAAGACTATCCACCCTATGCAAATGGACCAGGTTACATTTTGTCATACGACATTGCAAAATTCATAGTATCCGAGTTTGAGAGACGTAAATTAAGG TTGTTTAAGATGGAAGATGTAAGCATGGGAATGTGGGTTGAGAAATTCAACACTTCAAGACCAGTAGAGTACATGCACAGCTTGAAGTTCTGCCAGTTCGGGTGCATAGAAGATTATTATACAGCCCATTACCAGTCTCCGAGACAGATGATCTGCATGTGGGACAAATTGAAACGGCTGGGACGGCCTCAGTGTTGCAGCATGAGATAG
- the LOC18777113 gene encoding transcription initiation factor IIB: MSDIFCRDCNMLTEVVFDHSAGDTICSECGLVLESRSVDETSEWRSFADESNGNDPNRVGGPVNPLLADGGLSTVISGPSNGASSNALPSSVGRWQCRASKPDRHLLNIFSAIAIMADRLGLVTTIKDRANEIYKKVEDQRPLRGRNQDAVVAACLYIACRQENKPRTVKEICSAVSGASKKEIGRAKEFIWKHLEVEIGQEIGTIHAGDYLRRFCSNLGMKNLEVKAAQETVQKSEDLVIRRSPISVAAAVIYIITQLSDDKRTFKDISLATRVAEGTIKNSYKDLYPHLPRLIPNWFAKEEDVKNLCN; the protein is encoded by the exons ATGTCGGACATATTTTGCCGCGACTGTAACATGCTGACGGAGGTTGTGTTCGACCACTCAGCGGGCGACACGATATGCTCGGAGTGCGGGCTCGTGCTGGAGTCTCGCTCCGTCGACGAGACTTCCGAGTGGCGCTCCTTCGCCGACGAGTCCAACGGCAATGACCCGAACCGGGTCGGGGGACCTGTTAACCCGCTTTTGGCCGACGGTGGGCTTTCCACCGTTATCTCAGGTCCCAGTAACGGAGCTTCCTCCAATGCCTTGCCGTCCTCCGTCGGCAGGTGGCAGTGCCGCGCCTCTAAACCCGACCGGCATCTTCTCAACATCTTCAGTGCTATTGCTATTATGGCCGACAG GTTGGGGCTTGTCACAACCATAAAG GATCGAGCCAATGAGATATATAAGAAGGTGGAAGATCAAAGACCTCTGAGAGGACGCAATCAAGATGCAGTTGTGGCTGCTTGCCTCTACATTGCCTGCAGACAAGAAAATAAGCCTCGTACTGTGAAAG AAATATGCTCCGCAGTCAGTGGAGCTAGCAAGAAAGAAATTGGGCGGGCCAAAGAGTTCATTTGGAAACACCTTGAGGTTGAGATAGGTCAGGAAATAGGAACCATTCATGCTGGAGACTATCTG AGACGTTTTTGCTCCAATCTTGGAATGAAGAATCTGGAAGTCAAGGCTGCCCAAGAAACTGTGCAGAAATCTGAAGACCTTGTCATAAG GAGGAGCCCGATATCGGTGGCAGCTGCAGTTATATACATCATAACCCAACTATCGGATGACAAAAGGACTTTTAAAG ATATTTCGCTCGCTACTAGAGTGGCTGAAGGGACCATCAAGAATTCCTACAAAGACTTGTATCCTCATCTGCCACGCCTAATACCGAACTGGTTTGCCAAGGAGGAAGATGTCAAGAATCTCTGCAACTAA
- the LOC18777004 gene encoding AAA-ATPase ASD, mitochondrial codes for MMPLPSSTMTQMWATMGSTLASFMFVWAIIRQYCPYELRRFFEKYSHRIMGYFYPYIKISIHEFTGDRLKRSEAYSAVEAYLSNNTSKSAKRLKAEMVKDSSNLVLSMDEYERVTDDFQGAKVWWVLSKSVSPGRSMSMSYYPEQEKRFYKLTFHKKYRDIITESYLDHVVREGKEIRVRNRQRKLYTNSPGYKWPSYKQTMWSHIVFEHPATFETMALEPDKKREIIEDLVTFSKSKDFYARIGKAWKRGYLLFGPPGTGKSTMIAAMANLLGYDVYDLELTAVKDNTELRKLLIETTSKSIIVIEDIDCSLDLTGQRKKKADKSSLEDETKSSKERIKEPKEEGHGSSKVTLSGLLNFIDGLWSACGGERLVVFTTNYVEKLDPALIRRGRMDKHIELSFCSFDGFKVLAKNYLKLETHQMFDTIQRLMGEVKMTPADVAENLMPKSPQDDPDRCLSNFIQALEEAKEEAAKKTAEEIKEIGAAEEKDDDDVQTQENKDVEIQSDLVGNANASL; via the coding sequence ATGATGCCCCTGCCATCATCAACAATGACCCAGATGTGGGCAACAATGGGCTCAACTTTAGCCAGCTTCATGTTCGTTTGGGCAATCATCCGCCAGTACTGCCCCTACGAGCTTCGTAGGTTCTTTGAGAAATACTCACACAGAATCATGGGCTACTTCTACCCCTACATCAAAATCTCCATCCATGAGTTCACTGGGGACAGGCTCAAGAGAAGCGAGGCCTATTCTGCCGTGGAAGCCTATCTCAGCAACAACACTTCAAAGAGCGCCAAGAGGCTCAAGGCAGAGATGGTCAAAGACAGCAGCAACTTGGTTTTGAGCATGGATGAGTACGAGAGAGTTACAGATGATTTTCAGGGTGCTAaggtttggtgggttttgtccAAATCTGTGTCTCCAGGAAGATCAATGTCAATGTCTTACTATCCAGAGCAGGAGAAGAGGTTTTACAAGCTCACTTTTCACAAGAAGTACAGGGATATAATTACAGAGTCTTATTTAGACCATGTGGTGagggaagggaaggaaatCAGGGTGAGAAATAGGCAGAGGAAGCTTTACACAAATAGTCCTGGATACAAATGGCCTAGCTACAAGCAGACCATGTGGAGCCACATTGTTTTTGAGCATCCAGCTACTTTTGAAACAATGGCATTGGAGCCAGATAAGAAGAGGGAGATCATTGAAGATTTGGTGACTTTCAGCAAAAGCAAGGATTTTTATGCAAGAATTGGCAAGGCTTGGAAGAGGGGTTATTTGCTTTTTGGGCCACCAGGGACTGGGAAATCTACCATGATTGCTGCAATGGCTAATTTGTTGGGTTATGATGTTTATGATCTTGAGCTCACTGCTGTCAAGGACAACACAGAGCTTAGGAAGCTTTTGATTGAGACCACAAGTAAGTCTATAATTGTGATTGAGGATATTGACTGCTCACTTGATCTTACAGgccagaggaagaagaaggcagACAAATCTTCTTTGGAAGATGAAACTAAGTCCAGTAAGGAGAGAATTAAGGAACCAAAAGAAGAGGGACATGGCAGCAGCAAGGTCACTCTTTCTGGGCTGTTGAATTTCATTGATGGGCTTTGGTCTGCTTGTGGTGGTGAGAGGCTTGTTGTGTTCACCACAAACTATGTTGAGAAGCTTGATCCTGCCCTCATCAGGAGGGGCAGAATGGACAAACATATTGAGCTTTCTTTTTGCAGTTTTGATGGGTTCAAAGTTCTGGCAAAGAATTATCTGAAGCTTGAAACACATCAAATGTTTGATACAATTCAGAGGCTGATGGGGGAGGTCAAAATGACCCCTGCTGATGTAGCAGAGAATCTCATGCCTAAGTCCCCACAAGATGATCCAGATAGATgcctttcaaatttcattcaaGCTCTTGAAGAAGCCAAGGAAGAAGCAGCTAAGAAAACGGCTGAAGAAATTAAGGAGATTGGTGCAGCCGAGGAgaaggatgatgatgatgtgcagacacaagaaaacaaagatgtTGAAATCCAGAGTGATTTGGTTGGCAATGCGAATGCGTCGTTGTAG
- the LOC18776147 gene encoding transcription factor MYB35, giving the protein MVRPACCEKLHLKRGLWTEEEDAKILAHGSKHGNSNWTAFPKKAGLTRCGKSCRLRWTNYLRPNLKHESFTPHEEELIVRLHATIGSRWPIIAQQLPGRTDKDVKNYWNTKLKKKLSEMGIDHVTHKPFSQILADYGNIGGLPKAGMRMAIGSLNKDLKNAILMKPELPYSLSTQGFSNINSHLMPMTMIPIKMEPIQDSFLSNAQSSNQPFDLLTQLQAIRLVTEASNSTNLESSPPNLYIHEGTLSSSPSSSTCSSAAQEQATLQAFSWSDFLLEDAFFPTSDAQEHEDKAEHSSMDMLNQSKAAIPQSQIEDQAGMQKYNEVEATSPCDSSFVEAMVARENEMFLEFPQLMEEPFYY; this is encoded by the exons ATGGTGAGGCCTGCTTGTTGTGAAAAGCTGCATTTGAAAAGGGGTCTTTGGACTGAAGAGGAAGATGCAAAGATACTCGCGCATGGGTCGAAGCATGGAAATAGTAACTGGACTGCTTTTCCAAAAAAAGCAG GACTTACAAGATGTGGGAAGAGTTGCAGGCTTAGGTGGACTAATTACCTGAGGCCTAATCTCAAGCATGAGTCCTTCACACCCCATGAGGAGGAATTGATTGTCAGGCTTCATGCAACCATAGGCAGcag GTGGCCTATAATAGCTCAGCAACTTCCTGGGAGGACAGACAAAGATGTAAAGAACTACTGGAACACTAAGCTGAAAAAGAAGCTCTCAGAAATGGGAATTGATCATGTTACTCATAAGCCCTTCTCTCAAATCTTAGCGGACTATGGAAACATCGGTGGCCTCCCGAAAGCTGGAATGAGAATGGCAATAGGTTCTCTCAACAAAGACTTGAAGAATGCAATCCTGATGAAGCCAGAATTACCATATTCATTGTCAACACAAGGATTTTCCAATATCAACAGCCATTTGATGCCAATGACAATGATACCAATCAAAATGGAACCAATTCAAGACAGTTTCTTGAGCAACGCTCAATCTAGCAACCAACCCTTTGATCTTCTTACACAGCTGCAGGCCATAAGATTGGTGACAGAGGCCTCAAACTCAACCAACCTTGAATCTTCCCCTCCCAATTTGTACATTCATGAAGGCACAttgtcatcatcaccatcatcttcTACTTGTTCATCTGCTGCGCAAGAGCAGGCAACCCTGCAGGCCTTTAGCTGGAGCGATTTTCTCCTTGAAGACGCGTTTTTTCCAACCAGTGATGCTCAAGAACACGAGGATAAGGCTGAGCATTCGTCGATGGACATGTTGAACCAATCGAAAGCAGCAATACCACAAAGCCAAATTGAAGACCAAGCTGGTATGCAAAAATATAATGAAGTTGAGGCTACATCTCCATGTGACAGTTCATTTGTGGAGGCCATGGTCGCAAGAGAGAATGAGATGTTCTTGGAGTTTCCCCAACTTATGGAAGAACCATTCTACTACTGA